Below is a genomic region from Henckelia pumila isolate YLH828 chromosome 3, ASM3356847v2, whole genome shotgun sequence.
ATTACATCACACCTTAACCCGACGGTGTTGGCGACTCCAGCTGAAAATGAATGGTCAGAGTTATTACTTTCCACAGGCTCACAGAATGTTGCTTGTGCAGGATCATCAATGGAAGAAACCCGAATAAGTTTTGCAGAATTCGGCCACTCGAGCCTCTTATCACGACGAAGCAAAGGCTGCATCCATGAGTTGCGTGCGTGTTTCTGAGTATACATTACACACCCTACTTCCCTTGAAGATATTTCGGATCTAACATCGTTTTGTTGACTATACATGTTCAGGGTATCATCTTTCACGGGGTAATTGGGGCACCCCAGTACACCAAGTACAACTTCTCCGTCATCAATCATAGCCAGAGCAACAGCATATTGATCTCCACGTACAAATCCTAAAGTTCCATCGACTGGATCGAGGACCCAATGCCGACCAAATGGGCCGCCGTTTGAGTTACAATGGCTGATGGCATCGATAATTTGTGAAGCCGCCAGCACTTTATCAGGTCCTTGGAGACCAAATCTAGGAGCTTGAGACAAGCATTCATTTACAGCATCGACAACCAGGGCTAATAGAGCTGAAGATTCGGGTTTTGAAAGAGTTTGGGAATCTTCTTCAGCAACAATGGAGATACTTTGGTCACCCAAGTTTTGTGAGAGCATCAAGCTCACTGTGGCTTGAACACTCCAGTCTGTTGATTGCAAAGATTATTTAGATACCAATCACAGCACATAATGGCAATATTCAAGGGTACATGATGCCATAACCGAAGGCCTGAAGGCATGCAAATTCATTGAGAAATGGTAAATTGGATTGCAGGAATAATAGAATGAGTTATAAATTGGTTCCATGAAAGTTAAAGTTATCCTGTTCACTGGCATTCGCTATTGGAGTTcgtaaaaaaaattcacatcaTTGCCACGGTATCATCATCCAAACTATCAAAAAGATAATTGTGAAATCGTCCCAGTCTGATATAGAGCTAAATACTGCCATGAATTTGGAGACAAAAGAAATAACTAATATGCACATAGGAAATAAGTAGTTTCTGATCACATGTGACATTAAAGTTCCCTGAGGAATGTTTTAACAATTTGTAGTTTCAAATTAATCCAAGAGTCATGCTAGATGAAGAGCCAAGTTCTAGATGGTCAAAAACAAGATTCATTAGGCTTAGTATTTTGAGTCTTGAATTAATCAATGTAGTAAAAAAAATTGCATTAGATTCCATATGCTTAGAATATTGGTGATTCTAGTGGTATTGTATGTCAGTTTGTAATCTAGAAGGTGTAGAAAAAGATCAATAAAAAacgttcaattaaaaaaaatagagcAAAAGCTCCATTCTTCCATTGTGCACCAAGTTTGGTATTGAGAGTTGTCGTTAAAATCACGGTTAAAAGCATCATTCATCCTTCTCTCCAAATTGCACCTAAACCAAATCTGCAGCTTGTTTCCTTTACTTGCATTCTTTTTATCTCCTTTAAACCGTGTCCTTGGGCCCGTCCTTGTTCCAATTACTACTGGTTGTGCAAAACACTTCTAGAAATTTTTGCAATGCAGAAAATTGCATAATAGGAAATGGTGGGAGATTCAAATCTCACTATGTTCAAATATTAATCTCCAAGTGAAACATCAAATTTTGAAGGCAGACATTATGATTCTAGGAGCAGTGAAATGAGAGACTTTTTCATTTCACATAACCTTTGGGAAATAATCGAGAATTCTTAAGCCAAGCCTTCCGAAGAAGTTCTACTAGTTGGAAGGAAACTAAGTAGAAGGagacaagaaaaatcaaaagaaggaTGCTGCCCTTCACTACATAAAGAAAATGAAACCAAATCCATATATCCCTGAATTTTCAATGAGAAAAAGGCAAAGATGCTCGGGAAGTTTTGCAACGAGAGTTTGAAGGAAATGACATAGTTGTCTCCATAAAGTTACAATCTATAAAAAATTTCACCAGAGTTGCTCTGATCCTGAATCTTATTGAAAGTCTTGGTGATAATATTCTTGATAAAAAGGTGATCGAGAAGATTCTAAGGAGTTTACCATCCAAATTTGATCCTGTCTTGCAGGCATTGAGGAAACAAAAAACCTCGAAAAAATGACGATGCGTGAGTCATGATTTCTTTGCAATCGCATGAGCAAAAAATCAATCGATCTTCAAATCAGCATTTGGAGCAAGCATTTCAGTTCAAAGTTGGAGTTTCTGAAAGAAGTAGAAAAAGTTTGAATCTTCCGAAAATTCATGGCTGAAGAGAAATCAAAATGATCAATGAAATTGGGAAAGAAAAGATCCAGAGAAGCAACAACAAAAACATGGGAAGCAATATTGCATCATAAACGACACAACCACCCACAATTCAAGGGATTATCGTTTCAAATGCATAAGATGTCGCATTCTTCTGAGATTGCTGGTTTGATCAAAATAGACAAGAAAAGGAGCCAACAAATGTCTCAAAGGTGGAGATTGAAGTCTTGTTTTACACATGCTTGAAGGCATAAAGTGAATCCAAGGATGTATGGTACATCGATAGTGGTTGTAGTAGCCACATGACGAGCAATCTCAGCAGTTTTGTGGAGATCGACAGAAATTTCTCCACTGAAGGAAAACTTGGAGATGGAAAAATGCAAAATACGGGTTTCGACATGGATTAGGAAGCATTGAGTTTAAGGAATTATTGGTTTCAGATTTATCAAAGGATTGGAGTTTATATTTTGTTAATAAGTCCCGATTAATAGTTGTCTATTATGCGGATTGCTTGTCCGCTTTTTGTAATTAATAATTGTTTATAATCTAATATAATATTGTTTCCTATCCAAAAAAGGAAAAATGCAAAACGCAAAAGATTTAAGAAAAAGGCATCGTCTAAGTGTCCACCAAACAATGACCAAAAAGCTTACTCCCGATGTTTTTTATGTGTCTAATCTTGCTCAAAATATGTTAAGTTTCGAGCAACTTACTCGGAGAGGTTATTCAGATCATTTTGTTGATAATATCTGCACAATTGTTGACAAGAAAAGGAATTTGACAGTGGCGAGAATTCAAAtagctgaaaataattttttttagtatcATCATGccagttg
It encodes:
- the LOC140887927 gene encoding 3',5'-bisphosphate nucleotidase AHL-like, encoding MENGKYSRELNVGVRVVHMACELCQKLQEQFLLSAGFDQVRSKDDDSLVTVADWSVQATVSLMLSQNLGDQSISIVAEEDSQTLSKPESSALLALVVDAVNECLSQAPRFGLQGPDKVLAASQIIDAISHCNSNGGPFGRHWVLDPVDGTLGFVRGDQYAVALAMIDDGEVVLGVLGCPNYPVKDDTLNMYSQQNDVRSEISSREVGCVMYTQKHARNSWMQPLLRRDKRLEWPNSAKLIRVSSIDDPAQATFCEPVESNNSDHSFSAGVANTVGLRKKPLRVHSMVKYGAIARGEAEIYMKFARSGYKEKIWDHAAGVLLVQEAGGVVTDAAGRSLDFSRGIYLESLDKGLVACCGSRLHEQIIAAVYSSWESSNL